From Pseudomonadota bacterium, a single genomic window includes:
- a CDS encoding DUF4340 domain-containing protein: protein MRRGSRTLLALTTFLTLFGVWLVLERGSDHRPTPGVAARRLFSAFSPQTLTRIVISGPTGAITIARATRKRSPWRLVLARRPLADGQTVARLISAIVGMRLRDRVTERVSRHAALGVDQVTGTRIRLFSASAPLADLLLGRVIDGHTMVRAAKAEPVWQAVGDLKALAVPSWRFWRDRRVLAFDVNDARRLAIESAAGALRLERAAAASPWSAASTAPAEAPIDSSAVDRWLLALSTLTAEGFLDDPDSASLGAFAAPLARVRIELAAAKGSTPTSGLTLTIVRSPHPEEEGLLLRRDDHSQIFVISTTTSAAITNSPLLVPGSP from the coding sequence ATGAGACGAGGATCGCGCACGCTGCTGGCATTAACGACCTTCCTGACGCTCTTCGGCGTTTGGCTCGTGTTGGAGCGCGGGAGCGATCATCGACCGACCCCTGGGGTGGCCGCCAGACGGCTCTTCTCGGCCTTCAGCCCGCAAACCCTGACGCGCATCGTGATCAGCGGCCCGACGGGAGCGATAACGATCGCGCGCGCTACGCGCAAGCGCAGCCCTTGGCGCCTCGTCCTTGCGCGGCGGCCGCTGGCCGACGGGCAGACCGTCGCGCGGCTGATCAGCGCCATCGTCGGGATGCGTCTCCGCGACCGCGTGACAGAAAGGGTCAGCCGCCATGCCGCGCTGGGTGTCGACCAGGTGACGGGCACGCGGATCCGCCTCTTCTCCGCCTCTGCCCCGCTGGCGGACTTGCTTCTGGGCCGTGTGATCGATGGGCATACGATGGTGCGCGCAGCAAAGGCCGAGCCGGTATGGCAAGCCGTTGGCGACCTGAAGGCGCTGGCCGTGCCTTCCTGGCGCTTCTGGCGCGATCGGCGCGTCTTGGCCTTTGACGTCAACGACGCCCGCAGGTTGGCGATCGAGAGTGCCGCCGGGGCGCTGCGTCTGGAGCGCGCGGCGGCGGCGAGCCCGTGGAGCGCGGCGAGCACAGCGCCAGCGGAGGCTCCGATCGATTCGAGCGCGGTCGACCGCTGGCTCCTGGCACTCTCGACGCTGACTGCGGAGGGCTTCCTGGACGATCCCGACAGCGCCAGTCTCGGGGCCTTCGCCGCACCCCTCGCGCGGGTCCGCATCGAGCTGGCCGCCGCCAAGGGATCAACGCCGACCAGCGGCCTGACCCTGACGATCGTCCGATCGCCCCATCCGGAGGAGGAGGGCTTGCTCCTCCGCCGTGACGACCACTCGCAGATCTTCGTCATCTCCACGACGACGAGCGCCGCGATCACGAACAGCCCCCTGCTCGTCCCCGGCAGCCCGTGA
- a CDS encoding GldG family protein — protein MLQRMRNHHRHRLAYPLLVIGSLVLANLIAGQRFFRADLTADGHFSLDPASARLAKGLNDRLTIKIFLSRDLPPSAAAIGRKARDLLLEYAARAHGRIAVEAVDPGLTASGQREAARAKIPPLQLGLRSRTRRSVQLGYLGVSLQYGGRIEAVPNLLSVGDLEYPLSAAIKRLRQTTAVHVGFSAGHGEPTLDDGLSAAARALSDHVLATVPLDPAAGPIPDDLDLLIVVSPRRPFARSAQRALDSFLMRGKALILLLDHASLDLRASVSSGGELTLRAEERATGLDRQLARYGVQLGAQPILDPQTRALPLAVAQDRAILVHNPVFPLITDLSRDHAATRTLRELVLVLPTAVGLAPRSTIAGGSGAVLARTSPASWRHVGPLVFDPRQPAPAQAARGPFSVAVYRRGVFRSFFSDASASDPEAAGTAATASASAEDQRQQGAALVARHSLPSAQLVVFGDGDFVHDRHLHTSPTGLLLLRNLVDVVSGDDDLVALRSKQHLRRPLHQIDESAARLLQHATGLGPPLLVLLLGLASWALRQRRRRLQAAALIAGRARWSLAPATRLGRNHPPPAGS, from the coding sequence ATGCTGCAGCGGATGCGCAACCATCATCGCCACCGCCTCGCCTATCCGCTGCTCGTGATCGGCAGCCTCGTGCTCGCGAATCTGATCGCCGGACAGCGCTTCTTCCGCGCCGACCTGACCGCCGACGGGCACTTCAGCCTCGACCCGGCCTCGGCGCGGCTGGCCAAGGGGCTCAACGACCGCTTGACGATCAAGATCTTTCTGAGTCGGGACCTGCCGCCCTCCGCGGCGGCGATCGGCCGCAAGGCCCGCGACCTCTTGCTCGAGTATGCGGCGCGCGCGCATGGACGGATCGCGGTCGAGGCGGTCGACCCGGGGCTGACGGCCAGCGGCCAGCGCGAGGCGGCGCGCGCCAAGATCCCTCCGCTCCAGCTCGGACTTCGCTCGCGCACCAGGCGCAGCGTGCAGCTCGGCTACCTGGGCGTCTCGCTGCAGTACGGCGGGCGCATCGAGGCGGTGCCGAATCTGCTCAGCGTCGGCGATCTCGAGTATCCACTCAGCGCGGCGATCAAGCGCCTGCGCCAGACGACAGCGGTGCACGTGGGCTTCAGCGCGGGCCACGGAGAACCGACCCTGGACGACGGGCTGAGCGCCGCCGCGCGCGCGCTCAGTGATCATGTGCTGGCGACAGTGCCCCTTGACCCCGCCGCGGGGCCGATCCCCGACGATCTGGATCTGCTGATCGTCGTGTCGCCCCGGCGACCCTTCGCCCGCAGCGCGCAGCGCGCCCTCGATTCGTTCTTGATGCGTGGCAAGGCGCTGATCTTGCTGCTCGACCATGCGAGCCTCGACCTGCGGGCCAGCGTCTCGAGCGGCGGTGAGCTGACCCTCCGCGCCGAGGAGCGTGCGACAGGCCTCGATCGCCAGTTGGCGCGTTACGGCGTTCAGCTCGGCGCGCAGCCGATCCTCGACCCGCAGACCCGTGCGCTGCCGCTGGCGGTGGCGCAGGACCGCGCGATCTTGGTCCACAATCCGGTCTTTCCGCTGATCACGGACCTCTCCCGCGACCACGCTGCGACGCGCACCCTGCGCGAGCTGGTGCTGGTGCTGCCGACTGCCGTCGGGCTGGCCCCGCGGAGCACGATCGCGGGTGGATCGGGCGCGGTGCTGGCACGCACCTCGCCGGCGAGCTGGCGCCACGTCGGCCCGCTGGTCTTCGACCCGCGGCAGCCGGCACCCGCCCAGGCCGCGCGCGGTCCCTTCTCCGTCGCCGTCTATCGGCGGGGTGTCTTCCGCAGCTTCTTCAGCGATGCGTCTGCCTCCGACCCGGAGGCCGCTGGGACGGCAGCGACGGCCTCCGCGTCCGCGGAGGATCAGCGGCAGCAGGGCGCGGCGCTCGTCGCGCGCCACAGCTTGCCCTCGGCGCAGCTCGTCGTCTTTGGCGATGGCGACTTCGTCCACGATCGTCACCTACACACCAGCCCCACCGGTCTGCTCCTGCTGCGCAATCTGGTCGACGTCGTCAGCGGCGACGACGACCTGGTCGCGCTGCGCAGCAAGCAACACCTGCGTCGCCCGCTGCATCAAATCGACGAGTCGGCCGCGCGCCTGCTGCAACACGCGACCGGCCTTGGGCCGCCGCTGCTCGTGTTGCTGCTCGGCCTCGCGTCCTGGGCCCTGCGCCAGCGCCGGCGGCGCCTTCAAGCCGCCGCGCTGATCGCCGGCCGCGCGCGGTGGTCATTGGCCCCGGCGACCCGCCTTGGCCGCAATCACCCGCCACCGGCAGGGTCCTGA
- a CDS encoding ABC transporter permease subunit — MHGTWVIARRELASYSTAPVAYVAATVFLTVAGYTFFGQVFSAGEASLRDFFELCPRLFLLLAPALTMRLLAEERRSRTFEMLLSLPLNEWELVLGKHLAALAVLGAVLLPTLAYPLALNELGDLDWGPVAGGYLGLLLMGSSYLAIGILASSWTSNQALALVGALAISLPLYVVGAIAEAFPPGPRALLSALDLGRHFDNLARGIVDSRDLVYYLTLTIACLFLATQALEQRERD, encoded by the coding sequence ATGCACGGCACCTGGGTGATTGCCCGACGCGAGCTTGCCAGCTATTCGACGGCCCCCGTCGCCTACGTCGCGGCGACGGTGTTCCTCACGGTGGCAGGGTATACGTTCTTCGGCCAGGTCTTCAGCGCTGGCGAGGCCTCACTGCGCGATTTCTTCGAGCTCTGTCCCCGGCTCTTTCTCCTGCTGGCGCCGGCGTTGACAATGCGCTTGCTGGCCGAAGAGCGCCGCAGTCGAACCTTCGAGATGCTGCTCAGCCTGCCGCTCAACGAGTGGGAGTTGGTGCTTGGCAAGCACCTCGCCGCGCTCGCGGTGCTCGGCGCGGTGCTCTTGCCGACCCTGGCCTACCCTCTGGCCCTCAACGAGCTTGGGGACCTCGATTGGGGCCCGGTCGCGGGCGGGTATCTGGGCCTGCTCCTGATGGGGTCGAGCTACCTGGCGATCGGGATCTTGGCCTCGAGCTGGACCTCGAACCAGGCGCTCGCCCTCGTCGGTGCGCTGGCGATCTCCCTGCCCCTCTACGTCGTCGGCGCGATCGCCGAGGCCTTCCCCCCGGGACCCCGCGCGTTGCTGAGCGCCCTCGATCTGGGACGCCACTTCGACAACCTGGCGCGCGGTATCGTCGACAGCCGCGATCTGGTCTACTACCTGACCTTGACGATCGCCTGCCTCTTTCTCGCCACGCAAGCGCTCGAGCAGCGCGAGCGCGACTGA
- a CDS encoding ATP-binding cassette domain-containing protein produces the protein MVQVQKLSKRFGEVQALREITFEIGRGEVLGFLGPNGAGKTTTLRILAGYLRPTSGIAIVAGHDVQRQSLQVRRQIGVLTEDAPLYPEMTALEHLQLVADLRRIEARERERRIGDAAEVCGLFDVLARPAGELSKGLRQRVGLAQALLHDPAILLLDEPTSGLDPNQIRGIRELIREIGRHKTVIVSTHVLSEVQASCSRVLIISDGAIVADGEPNTLAARHAGGCYRLVIDRSSEDSEVIVAALRGLKGVEDVTLAPPYANEAAPLGAVAISLRALPEQRDLRRELFCCARDRGWILLELHRPAATLEDVFRRLTTE, from the coding sequence ATGGTGCAGGTGCAGAAGCTGAGCAAGCGCTTCGGCGAGGTGCAGGCGCTACGGGAGATTACCTTCGAGATTGGCCGCGGCGAGGTGCTGGGCTTCCTCGGGCCAAACGGCGCCGGCAAGACCACGACGCTGCGTATTCTCGCCGGTTACCTCCGGCCGACCTCTGGCATCGCCATCGTCGCGGGCCATGATGTGCAGCGCCAGTCGCTGCAGGTGAGGCGCCAGATCGGCGTGCTGACCGAGGACGCACCGCTCTACCCGGAGATGACGGCCCTCGAGCACCTCCAGCTCGTGGCCGACCTGCGGCGCATCGAAGCGCGCGAGCGCGAGCGGCGCATCGGTGATGCCGCCGAGGTCTGCGGCCTCTTCGACGTGCTCGCGCGCCCGGCTGGTGAGCTCTCCAAGGGCCTGCGACAACGCGTGGGGCTGGCGCAGGCGCTGCTGCACGATCCGGCGATTCTGCTGCTGGACGAACCCACCAGCGGGCTCGACCCGAATCAGATCCGGGGCATCCGCGAGCTGATCCGCGAGATCGGTCGCCACAAGACCGTGATCGTTTCGACGCACGTGCTCTCCGAGGTGCAGGCGAGCTGCAGCCGCGTCTTGATCATCAGCGATGGTGCGATCGTTGCCGACGGAGAGCCGAACACCCTCGCCGCCCGCCACGCTGGTGGGTGCTACCGGCTGGTGATTGATCGCAGCAGCGAGGACAGCGAGGTTATCGTTGCGGCGCTGCGGGGACTGAAGGGCGTGGAGGACGTTACGCTGGCGCCCCCCTACGCCAACGAGGCGGCACCTCTCGGCGCCGTCGCAATTTCGCTGCGGGCGCTGCCCGAACAGCGCGATCTGCGACGAGAGCTCTTCTGTTGCGCGCGCGACCGCGGTTGGATCCTGCTCGAGTTGCACCGACCAGCGGCCACGCTCGAGGATGTCTTTCGCCGGCTGACCACGGAGTAA
- a CDS encoding gluconate 2-dehydrogenase subunit 3 family protein, whose protein sequence is MERRRFLRYAVAAPLLGAAACRLRPGEPRSSALDAGAVAPAAPCAVEFVEAARARVLSASEWQTLEALCERLLPRDADPGASDAGVINYIDAQLGHAPVSAYLPMFRFAARHLQAQARRHGSSSFAALPVGKQDQLLREVAGGRLGPVAGLRFVRVLLALTLEGFLCDPIYGGNRDGVGWRTVGFEPIEPRAHCPYRGRA, encoded by the coding sequence ATGGAACGACGCCGGTTCTTGCGATATGCGGTGGCGGCCCCGCTGCTGGGGGCTGCCGCCTGTCGCCTGCGTCCAGGTGAGCCGCGATCGTCAGCGCTCGATGCGGGCGCGGTCGCTCCGGCGGCGCCCTGCGCGGTAGAGTTCGTCGAGGCCGCGCGAGCGCGCGTCTTGAGCGCCAGTGAATGGCAGACGCTCGAGGCTCTTTGCGAGCGCCTCTTGCCCCGTGATGCCGATCCTGGCGCCAGCGACGCGGGGGTCATCAACTATATCGACGCGCAGCTCGGTCACGCGCCCGTGAGCGCCTATTTGCCGATGTTTCGCTTTGCCGCCCGGCACCTGCAGGCCCAGGCGCGACGGCACGGGAGTAGCAGCTTCGCCGCGCTGCCGGTTGGCAAGCAGGACCAGCTCTTGCGCGAGGTTGCCGGCGGACGGCTCGGACCGGTGGCCGGCCTGCGTTTCGTGCGGGTCTTGCTAGCTCTGACGCTCGAGGGCTTCCTCTGCGATCCGATCTACGGCGGAAACCGGGACGGCGTAGGCTGGCGCACGGTGGGCTTCGAGCCGATCGAGCCGCGGGCACACTGCCCGTACCGGGGGCGCGCGTGA
- a CDS encoding GMC family oxidoreductase: MNEEQQRWREPLGPDVVRDGAVDVVVVGSGAGGGPVALTLARAGWRVLVLEKGPAYDQRDFVFDELRSARRDFFVPAPTTEPHVAIRPGSAPEQTTDGWTANCVGGATVHFSGFTYRLHPIDLEQRSRLGPVAGAAVADWPLRWSELEPYYERAEYLIGVSGAAARNPFETFRRPLPLPPLAEHGFAGLLDQTCTALGLHSYPTARAILSLPWNGRASCRRKPMCGSYGCETGAKSSALAALIIPALATGNCQVRPSSMVHAIETDERGAARAVRYFDSDGREQRVKAAVVVLACSAIETARLLLLSRGKAHPEGLGNQHDQVGRHLMFTGAGAGQVDFDRSDPRLRTMDWREPFVDRSLQDYYLLQRNGRPWRKGGTLCFLLPHGNPIFGAEQLATAGGRLRWGAELKDALRRRFREVRTLEFEVFSEALPLADSRVTLDPSVKDRWGLPAARFVRLQHAQDREVGEWLVDRGLEVLRALGGATPVATRRAGQTPWLQAGTCRFGSDPRQSVLDRDCRVHSAANVLVTDGSFMPSSGGVPNTLTIEANALRVADRIVALGRQQRQQGPRG, encoded by the coding sequence GTGAACGAGGAGCAGCAGCGCTGGCGCGAGCCGCTCGGCCCCGACGTCGTCCGCGACGGCGCCGTCGATGTCGTCGTCGTCGGCAGCGGCGCGGGTGGCGGCCCGGTGGCGTTGACCCTGGCACGGGCCGGTTGGCGCGTGCTGGTGCTCGAGAAGGGGCCGGCCTACGACCAGCGTGATTTCGTCTTCGACGAGCTGCGCTCGGCGCGGCGGGACTTCTTCGTGCCCGCCCCGACGACCGAACCGCATGTGGCGATCCGACCCGGCAGTGCGCCGGAGCAGACGACGGATGGCTGGACCGCCAACTGCGTCGGGGGCGCCACGGTCCACTTCTCTGGTTTTACCTATCGCCTGCACCCGATCGATCTCGAACAGCGCTCGCGGCTGGGGCCGGTTGCGGGCGCGGCGGTCGCCGACTGGCCGCTGCGCTGGTCCGAGCTCGAGCCGTATTACGAGCGCGCCGAGTACCTGATCGGCGTCTCCGGCGCCGCCGCGCGCAACCCCTTCGAGACCTTTCGCCGACCGCTGCCGCTGCCGCCGCTGGCCGAACACGGCTTTGCCGGGCTGCTCGACCAGACCTGCACGGCGCTCGGCCTGCATAGCTACCCGACGGCGCGGGCGATCCTCTCCCTGCCCTGGAACGGGCGCGCCTCCTGCCGCCGCAAGCCGATGTGCGGCAGCTACGGCTGCGAGACCGGGGCGAAGTCCTCGGCCCTGGCCGCGCTCATCATTCCTGCCCTGGCCACGGGCAATTGCCAGGTGCGGCCCTCGAGCATGGTGCATGCGATCGAGACCGACGAGCGCGGCGCAGCGCGCGCCGTGCGCTATTTCGACAGTGACGGGCGGGAGCAGCGGGTCAAGGCTGCGGTGGTGGTCCTCGCTTGCTCGGCGATCGAAACGGCCAGGCTGCTGCTGCTCTCGCGGGGCAAGGCGCATCCCGAGGGGCTCGGCAATCAGCACGATCAGGTCGGCCGCCACCTGATGTTCACCGGCGCCGGGGCCGGGCAGGTCGACTTCGATCGCAGCGACCCGCGCCTGAGGACCATGGATTGGCGCGAGCCCTTCGTCGATCGCTCCTTGCAGGACTACTACCTGCTGCAGCGTAACGGGCGGCCCTGGCGCAAAGGCGGCACGCTCTGCTTCCTGTTGCCCCACGGCAATCCGATTTTCGGGGCCGAACAGCTGGCGACGGCCGGCGGCCGCCTGCGCTGGGGCGCCGAGCTGAAGGACGCGCTGCGCCGCCGCTTTCGCGAGGTCCGCACCCTCGAGTTCGAGGTCTTCTCGGAGGCGCTGCCGCTGGCCGATTCCCGCGTCACCCTCGATCCCTCCGTCAAGGATCGCTGGGGGCTGCCGGCTGCGCGCTTCGTGCGCCTGCAACACGCCCAGGATCGTGAAGTGGGCGAGTGGCTCGTCGACCGTGGTCTCGAGGTGCTGCGCGCGCTCGGCGGCGCCACGCCGGTCGCCACGCGGCGCGCGGGCCAGACGCCCTGGCTGCAGGCCGGCACCTGTCGCTTCGGCAGCGATCCGCGGCAGTCCGTGCTCGACCGCGACTGTCGCGTGCACAGCGCCGCCAATGTCCTCGTCACCGACGGGAGCTTCATGCCGAGCAGCGGCGGTGTGCCCAATACCCTGACGATCGAGGCCAATGCGTTGCGCGTGGCGGATCGAATCGTCGCGCTCGGGCGGCAGCAGCGGCAGCAGGGTCCGCGCGGCTAG
- a CDS encoding cellulase family glycosylhydrolase, with the protein MRCAWRIESSRSGGSSGSRVRAASALGILAPTARQARGARPPGLGLALALSLLAPLALAGERATAAPTAAPTPAPTQPDVSTPEPFVRVEGTRFLVGDAPFAFVGANAHVLHGPEARTQTDATLRAVAADGLRVARVWALGEAAADAQPWERQHFAFRAGPEGWNDEAFRHLDRVLQTARGLGLRLILTLSNHWRDYGGIPMYLRWAGQLDQSAYGYSDRFFTDPRVRGWFLDHVRRLVTRVNALTGVRYADDPTIMAWELQNELHGTPEAAGARRAWVVAMSRAVRGFGARQLVVPGALGYDLQLERDEWIALCQLPEVSYCDHHVYPASRLQSATAARLRRYIDDRTQLALFVVGKPLVWGEFGFAQETTGGSRATWHARFLERAFFDGASGALVWIYQPSLPWKGTYRITVGQPQYRPVRRVLARFARRVAERAVEPQNLALGPARGRALINPTHVLLRGWAGVHRAWQREPGGGWRLQIDVDRFGRAWFEEAGAWDGGVLVHAYGRRTGWFEYRFVAPPAATGRLLLRVRASSEYPGSASPPEGWTAAHVELDGQRVGPTLDAPADDGLGAWRELILLEGSADRALSPGIHRLRFVVEPGPQAHGLALYGREGPLNREPVEGGSGPIELHLEALPRSLSRAAAPAAKRRGRAHPRALLAAPAGRPPAAGIAAR; encoded by the coding sequence ATGCGTTGCGCGTGGCGGATCGAATCGTCGCGCTCGGGCGGCAGCAGCGGCAGCAGGGTCCGCGCGGCTAGCGCCTTGGGGATCCTCGCTCCAACCGCGCGGCAGGCGCGCGGGGCGCGCCCGCCCGGCCTCGGCCTGGCCCTTGCGCTGAGTCTGCTCGCGCCGCTGGCCCTCGCCGGTGAGCGCGCGACTGCGGCCCCGACTGCGGCCCCGACCCCGGCCCCGACCCAGCCTGACGTGAGCACGCCCGAGCCCTTCGTGCGCGTCGAGGGCACGCGGTTCTTGGTCGGCGACGCGCCCTTCGCCTTCGTCGGCGCCAACGCGCATGTCCTGCACGGCCCAGAGGCACGGACCCAGACCGACGCCACGCTGAGGGCTGTCGCGGCCGACGGGCTGCGCGTGGCTCGGGTCTGGGCGCTCGGCGAGGCAGCCGCCGACGCCCAGCCCTGGGAGCGGCAGCACTTCGCCTTTCGCGCCGGACCCGAGGGTTGGAACGACGAGGCCTTCCGCCACCTCGACCGCGTGCTGCAGACCGCCCGCGGGCTCGGCCTGCGACTGATCCTCACGCTCTCGAATCATTGGCGCGACTATGGCGGGATTCCGATGTACCTGCGGTGGGCGGGGCAGCTCGACCAGAGCGCCTACGGCTACAGCGATCGCTTCTTCACTGACCCGCGCGTGCGCGGCTGGTTTCTCGATCACGTGCGGCGCCTCGTCACTCGCGTCAACGCGCTGACCGGGGTGCGCTACGCCGACGATCCGACGATCATGGCCTGGGAGCTGCAAAACGAGCTCCACGGCACACCTGAGGCTGCGGGCGCGCGTCGCGCGTGGGTCGTGGCGATGTCGCGCGCGGTGCGCGGCTTCGGCGCGCGCCAGCTCGTGGTGCCGGGCGCGCTGGGCTACGATCTCCAGCTCGAGCGCGACGAATGGATCGCCCTTTGTCAGCTACCCGAGGTCTCCTATTGCGATCACCACGTCTATCCGGCGTCGCGGCTGCAAAGCGCCACCGCAGCGCGTCTACGGCGCTATATCGACGATCGGACGCAGCTCGCGCTCTTCGTCGTCGGCAAGCCGCTCGTCTGGGGCGAGTTCGGCTTCGCTCAAGAGACGACCGGCGGATCGCGAGCCACCTGGCACGCGCGCTTCCTCGAGCGGGCGTTTTTCGACGGCGCCAGCGGGGCCCTGGTCTGGATCTACCAGCCGAGCCTGCCCTGGAAGGGCACCTACCGCATCACCGTTGGCCAGCCGCAATACCGGCCCGTGCGCCGCGTCCTCGCGCGCTTCGCGCGGCGGGTGGCCGAGCGCGCTGTCGAGCCGCAGAACCTGGCGCTGGGTCCCGCGCGCGGCCGCGCGCTGATTAATCCGACGCACGTGCTGCTGCGCGGCTGGGCGGGCGTCCATCGCGCCTGGCAGCGGGAGCCGGGTGGAGGCTGGCGCCTGCAGATCGACGTCGATCGCTTCGGGCGGGCCTGGTTCGAGGAAGCTGGCGCCTGGGACGGCGGCGTGCTCGTGCATGCCTACGGCCGGCGCACGGGCTGGTTCGAGTACCGCTTCGTTGCCCCGCCGGCGGCGACGGGACGCCTGCTGCTGCGCGTCCGAGCTTCCTCGGAGTACCCGGGCTCGGCGTCCCCGCCGGAGGGCTGGACCGCCGCGCACGTCGAGCTCGACGGCCAACGCGTCGGACCAACGCTCGACGCCCCGGCGGACGACGGCCTGGGGGCCTGGCGCGAATTGATCCTACTCGAAGGCTCCGCCGACCGGGCGCTGTCGCCGGGAATCCATCGCCTGCGTTTCGTCGTCGAGCCCGGTCCGCAGGCGCACGGGCTCGCGCTCTACGGTCGCGAGGGTCCCCTCAATCGCGAGCCGGTCGAGGGCGGCAGCGGTCCGATCGAGCTACACCTGGAAGCGCTGCCGCGATCGCTCAGTCGCGCTGCTGCGCCCGCAGCCAAGCGACGCGGGCGAGCCCATCCTCGAGCTCTTCTCGCAGCGCCGGCTGGCCGGCCGCCAGCGGCTGGGATCGCAGCTCGCTGA
- a CDS encoding TIGR02266 family protein: protein MSSVSNEQRATPRTPIELKVEYKRLNTFFYDYTRNISRGGTFIKTTRPLAAGTQFIFTLIVPQLGPPLSLRGRVKWVVAEDQAGLDALRPEPGMGIEFIYEDDAEHDRVAAAVEALMVKYLGDRAASALLHPS from the coding sequence ATGAGTTCTGTCAGTAACGAACAGCGCGCGACGCCGCGCACGCCGATCGAACTCAAGGTCGAGTACAAACGTCTTAATACGTTTTTCTATGACTACACGCGCAACATCTCGCGTGGGGGCACGTTCATCAAGACCACCCGGCCGCTGGCGGCAGGGACGCAGTTCATCTTCACGCTGATCGTGCCGCAGCTCGGTCCGCCGCTCTCCTTGCGCGGTCGGGTGAAGTGGGTGGTCGCGGAAGACCAGGCCGGTCTGGATGCCCTCCGCCCCGAGCCTGGCATGGGCATCGAGTTCATTTATGAGGACGACGCCGAGCACGATCGCGTGGCCGCGGCGGTCGAGGCGCTGATGGTCAAGTACCTCGGCGATCGCGCGGCGAGCGCGCTCCTGCACCCTTCGTGA
- the proC gene encoding pyrroline-5-carboxylate reductase, which yields MKIDGKIAFLGAGNMGQALIRGLLEAKRVTAEQLVASDTRAEQRTTCWERYGIHTSASNQDAARGAAVVVLAVKPQVVVAVLDEVRETLEPEALVISIAAGVTIASLEARLRPGGHVVRTMPNVCSLVREGATALSAGAHATDRDLDTARRIFDSVGLSVVVDESLMDAVTGLSGSGPAYIFMVIEALSDAGVKAGLARADAHALACQTVLGAAKLALETKEHPGRLKDMVCSPGGTAIAAVHELEKGGLRTTLINAVEVAANRAADLGGRRR from the coding sequence ATGAAAATCGACGGTAAAATAGCCTTCTTGGGCGCTGGCAACATGGGGCAGGCGCTGATCCGGGGCCTGCTCGAGGCCAAGCGCGTGACCGCTGAGCAGCTCGTGGCGAGCGACACCCGGGCCGAGCAGCGCACGACCTGCTGGGAGCGCTACGGGATTCACACCTCGGCGAGCAACCAGGATGCCGCGCGCGGAGCGGCCGTCGTGGTCCTGGCGGTCAAGCCGCAGGTTGTAGTCGCGGTCCTCGATGAGGTGCGGGAGACCCTCGAGCCTGAGGCGCTGGTGATCTCGATCGCTGCTGGCGTGACGATCGCCAGCCTCGAGGCACGGCTACGCCCCGGCGGCCACGTCGTTCGCACGATGCCGAATGTCTGCAGCCTGGTCCGCGAGGGCGCGACCGCGCTCTCGGCCGGCGCCCACGCCACGGACCGAGACCTCGACACGGCCCGGCGAATCTTCGACTCGGTCGGGCTCAGCGTCGTCGTCGATGAGTCGCTGATGGATGCCGTAACCGGTCTGAGCGGCAGCGGGCCGGCCTACATCTTCATGGTGATCGAGGCGCTGAGCGACGCGGGCGTCAAGGCCGGCCTGGCACGTGCGGACGCCCATGCGCTCGCTTGCCAAACCGTGCTTGGCGCCGCCAAGCTGGCGCTCGAGACCAAGGAACACCCTGGTCGCCTGAAGGACATGGTCTGCTCGCCGGGCGGGACGGCGATCGCCGCCGTGCATGAGCTCGAGAAGGGTGGTCTGCGCACCACGCTGATCAACGCGGTCGAGGTCGCCGCAAACCGAGCGGCGGACCTCGGTGGGCGTCGGCGCTGA
- a CDS encoding DUF167 domain-containing protein, translating into MAPSDDSAAAIHEHGDCVTLQLQVQPRAARARFGPLCGAAIKVAVLAPPAEGAANLAVATLVAQVLGLRLSDVVLLTGSRGRRKLVRARGTTREAVLKALEAAPPGRARRDRRG; encoded by the coding sequence GTGGCACCCTCGGACGACAGCGCGGCGGCAATTCACGAGCACGGCGACTGCGTGACCCTGCAGCTTCAGGTTCAGCCGCGTGCGGCGCGCGCGCGCTTCGGCCCGCTTTGTGGCGCCGCGATCAAGGTGGCGGTGCTGGCGCCGCCGGCCGAGGGTGCCGCCAATCTGGCCGTAGCCACGCTCGTCGCGCAGGTGCTCGGCCTTCGCCTCAGCGATGTGGTCCTGCTGACCGGTAGCCGGGGTCGTCGGAAGCTCGTCCGCGCGCGCGGTACGACGCGCGAGGCGGTGCTCAAGGCGCTCGAAGCCGCTCCCCCGGGTCGCGCGCGGCGCGACCGGCGAGGCTAG